One Trichormus variabilis 0441 genomic window, TGACTAAACTCAATAACTGTGAAATGCGTAGTGTCAGGCTATTACTACTAACCGCGAATCTACTGCCAAACATTACTACAATTATTAAAGCCGCAGCCGCCATGAGTAAAGGTTCTAACAACACACTCAGAGTAGCTGCACCAGTGGTAACGTTAGCATTTTTCAACGCCACAATTCGCCGATAATGATGCCAAACATTACCAGGTAAATACTTTGCAATATTAGTTTTGAGATACACCTGTATCAACTCAGTAGTTGGTATTGATTGATTTAAATCTTGTAAAATCAAAGTCCAGATCCAACCTGCCCAAGTATGAGCTAGTAAAGTTATACCTGTGGCGATCGCTAAAACCGCCCAACCAACTTCATTAATACGGATAGCTGTAACTTCTAACCAGTTATCCTTGAGGGCTTTGGCTAAAAAAATCAGCGTTGCGCCTAAAATTACCCAACGTAAAATTTGCTTCAATTTTATCTTCATTGGACAGCGAAAACACCCGAAGCTGAATATTTCAGATTTTATGCTAAATCAGCTACAAGCCATCATTATTATGGGAAATTTTATTCCCAAGTAAAATATGGCTTTTTTATGAGTATTTATATCAGATATTTAGTATTCTAGATTGTTTTAACTGAGCATATTTTTATGTATTGGTTGAAAATTAAACATAACCATGAATACAATTCAAGGTCTTACCCAAGAGTGAAATAAATATCATAAATATTTAATTAACCAATCAAGTTACAGAAATTTCCAGGGGAGCAATAATATTGCGATATATTAAGCTCTATCTCTCTGTAGTTAGATAAATATGGCACATTATCGCTCAAATTAATGTGACTTACGCTAGATGGAAAGATGTTTTTAAATCCCTAACATTGATAACTGTTGGTTAAATAATTAGTCAACATAAAAAACAACAAAACTTTCGCCTGTCCGAGGAAATATTAAGCGATAAATTTTGTGATTGATAAAAGGAGGAACTAGTGAACAGTTTAACAAATATATGGAAAAATCTGCGACTACGCCAGATTTTAACTGTATTTTTGGCTGGTATATTGTTAATGATTAGTACTGCTTGTAGCCAAGGTAATCCTCAAGGGGCAAATCCTCAAAATCCTGCTGTACAAGCTGGTGGCGCTAATAATCCTTATAAAAATGGTGGAGATAAATACGTCAATTCTAGGTTCTCTACAGATCCTAATATCACTAACCCAGAAACTAAGAAAAGACGTGATCAAGCTAACTTACCAAGCAGTTCACAAATACTGATTGCTGTTAATGCTGTTAATAGAGAATCAGAACTACTTTACCCTGGAGCCGAAACACCAGCAGGCAGAGTCAAGAAAGAAGCGGAACTGCCAATCATTCGAGAAGAAGACTTCCAGCACCCCGAACCAGGTGGCTTGATTCAGAATGAGCCAAATGTAGGAACTCGCATTCAAGAACGGCTAGAAACTGTTAAAGAATCAGTACAAGAGGCTTCTAAATTTATCCAAAATAAGGCAGATGAAGGTAGTTCTAGACCTGAATTACAAAAAAATCCTGCCGTTGGTAGATAGGATTTTTTACATCATCCAAAGTTTAATTGAGTCACAAAAAAACAAGGAGTAGCACTATGAAAAAGTTCATTAATTGGTTGAAGAATGTTCGTCCCCTGAAAATTGCCACAGTTTTTGTATTAGGATTTTTCCTATTGTTTACCCAATCTTGTTCTGCTAAAGGAATTGCCGCACAACCACCACAGCAAAAAGCTGAATCCGCTTATATTGAAAGATACGATCCCACAAAAGAATATCCGCTTAACGCTCCCAAGGGCGGAATGAATAACTTTAGCGATGTAGATCCTAGAGCCGAAGTTGGGGAAAAAACAGCCGAAACTAAAGCTAAAGCTCTGCGAGACAATGCTAAGAGAAACGTTGATGAAAAAGGCATTGACAGCACAGAACAATATGCTCGCAATTATCGCCAAGGTACACCCTTTGGAGAAAGAGTGAAGAACTTAGGTGAAGACATCGGTAGTTCTGCTGAAGAACTGCGCGAAGGTGTTGTTAAAGGAACTCAACGTGGTCTAGAAAATATCAAAGAGAATACCCAGAATGCTGGTGAGGACTTGGTCAAAAAAGGAAAGCAAACCACAGGAAACGATTAATTTATTTTGCTTTGTGTGTTAGTTGTTAGTTGTCAATTGTCAGTTGTTGAGAGAATCTGGTCTAATACCCCAACCCGCAAGTGGAGTTGTTTTTACTATCTTTGCCACTAACTAATGACCACTGACTACTGACAAGACTCCACCCACAAGGGGATGGAGTTTTTATTTTGTATTTTGAATTGATTCATACCAACCCTGTAACGCCAGTTGCTGAATTTCCCGCCAGGGAATTTTGTGTTTACGGGCTAATTCTGCACAATCTTCATACTCTGGCTGGACGTTGGTGATGACTTTTTCTGGTGATTGTCCATGCCATGCTATTTTAATTCGTACTGTGCCATATTTCGTTTCTATTTGTTTAAATTCCCGTTGTAAGATGGCGCGTTGCTGGGTAGTCCGGCGGATTCCCAAGGTGGTAGTTTCGCGGAATAGTACTGCTTCACAATCACTTAGAGTTTCTGGATGACAAATCACAGTTAGTAGAATCCCTGGACGGGATTTTTTCATGCCTATCGGTTGAGTGAAGACATCAAGCGCACCAACTGCGAACAATTGTTCAAAGACATAACCGATCGCCTGTGGATTTAAATCATCAATTTGAGTTTCCAGTACAGAGATTGTCTCTAGAGTTGGGCTATTAGCAGCAGAATCCGTGATATTTGCCTGTAGATTAGCACCTTCGCCCAGCCAGAGCCGTAGTATATTAGGTATAGGTAGATTAATCGTGCCTGCTCCTAATCCTACCTGTTTGATTGTCATGGGTGGTGGCGCTCCAAATTCCTTGACTAGGGTCGTGGCGATCGCTGCTCCTGTTGGTGTCACCAATTCCCGGTCAATACCGTTGCTATAAACTGGACAACCCCGCATTTCCCATAACTTCAAAACTGCTGGTACTGGTACTGCCATTTGTCCGTGGGCGGCGCGTACAGTTCCCCCACCAGTGGGAAAGGCCGAACAATAAAGCAGTGGGAATCCTGCGTTATCACTAGCAATGCCCAACCAATCTAAACCCAAGCAAGTGCCAACGATGTCTACAATCGCATCCACCGCACCTACTTCATGAAAATGAACCTTTTCCGGAGCAATCCCATGCACAGCCCCTTCAGCTACCGCTAATTGGCGAAATACAGCTAAACTCCAAGCCTCAGCCCTTGGTGGTAAACCTGCTTGCAAAATCATTTGCTCAATTTCTGGCAAGTGTCGCCCGTGGTGATGATGTTCGTGGTCATGGTCATGGTGATGATGATGGTCAATCAAATCTACATGAACCTTCGTGGCTTCCTGACCATTACGTTGCACCTTTTCCGCCCTTAACTTATATTCCTGAGAAATACCCAAGTTATTGAGTTTTGCTATGAGGTATTCCACCGGAACACCCAGGCTAACTAAGGTTCCCAGGCACATATCACCAGAAATGCCTGTCGGACATTGAAGGTAAGCAATTTTGTTCATAAAGATAATTCGTAATTTTTAATTTCTAATTCGTAATTAACGCTGATAACTAAGTATTACGCATTGTTAAGTACGAACTCTCGTGATTTGCCCGTAAAAATATGTATCTACAGTTTAAGCAATTGCTTCTTTATGTAAATATGTGCAACGCTTAATTTTACATAAATGTCGATAGATAAGAAACAGACGGAAAACTTACTGAAAGATTCCTCCCCTAAGTCCCTATTCCCCAATCTTCAACATTCAGTAACCCAAAATTTTATGGCAAAAATTATCGCTGTCCATCCTGATAATCCCCAGAGTCGCAGAATAGAGGAAATAAGGTCAGCGCTTTCCAGTGGCGCGGTGATGCTTTATCCAACTGACACAGTTTATGCGATCGGTTGTGATTTAAATGTCAAGTCTGCGGTGGAAAGAGTGCGGCAAATCAAGCAGTTAGCAAACGATAAACCACTGACATTTTTATGTCCTTCACTGTCTAATGTAGCTACTTATGCCTTTGTCAGTGATACAGCTTATCGAATTATGAAGCGACTAATACCAGGAACTTACACATTTTTGTTACCTGCAACTAAGTTGGTACCAAAATTAGTCCAAAGTCCCAAGCGTAAAACTACTGGAATTCGCGTACCAAATCATACTGTATGTTTAGCATTACTTGAAGCCTTGGGGAATCCGATTATTTCCACTTCAGCACACATACCGCCAGATGAGGCAGGTAATGGGAAAGTCGGGATAGTTTCAGAATCGATTACCTCAATGGCAGAGCTATTTGACCGCGTGGATAAATTAGTTGATGTGATTGTAGACACTGGACAGGAACCAACTTACGATGTGTCCACAATCGTTGATTTGACGGGAGATGAACCAATGATTACTAGACAAGGATTAGGTTGGGAAGCGGTAAAAGCGTGGGTATAAACAACGAACTTCACCGCCTTTCTTGTCAGTTTCGGAATAGCGCAGCAAAATGCCTCCAGTTTCGTGAGCGTCATAACTAAGAGTTAAGCTAGTGGATCTGATGAAATAGGAGTATTGCTAGATACATTAAGGTTTTTAGCAATTTGGCAGGCAAAGCGAATATGGGTGTGTTAACCTCGATCTGGTTGCGAGTGAAAAAAGCGACACATGACCTTCTCTGTAACTTTTTTCGATTGCGTACAGTCTTATATATGAGCGGTACTTGTCTTAGGTCTTGATGGATGAATGGTCAAAGATTCTCCAGCAAAGCCCATTTTCAGGTGCTGTTTGTGCATTCTACTTAAGGTGCAAGACCAAACCCAGGAAAATACATGAAAGTAAACCTTGCAAATCTACCAATCTCTACATCTGATTTTGTTAGCAACATCGTCACTGAGGAATTACCTGCTACAGGTGCTTTAATGCAATTTCTATTGCAAGAAATGCAGGCTCAAGTCAAAGCATCCCCAAAGTGTGTACAAGCCGTAGCTCAACGCATGGCTAAAGAAGTGAACCGCATATGCGATAAAAGCTCTCGCATTCAAACATCTGGTGAGGTTCACTCTTGGCAATTAACTCTGGCTCGTCATCGTTTGCAAAAATGCCTACATTACTATCAATTAGGTTCTCAACGGGGACGGGTAGAATTACATAGTAGTCTAGGCGCTATGGTTTACCGTCATGTGACGATCGCCGGTTCAGATTTAGGGTTTGATGGACGTTACAGTTTAATTGAAGATTTTCTCCAAGCATTTTACATTGAGGCTATCAAAGCTTTTCGTCGAGAAAATGAACTGGCTGAAGATTACACACCACGTACTCAACTGCAACTAGCAGAATATATGGCGTTTACCGAACAGTACGCCAAGCGCCGAATTAACTTACCGGGTGGCAATAATCAACAATTAGTTATTTTACGCGCCCAAGGTTTTGCTCGTCGTCAGCCCCAAGAGACAACAGTAGATATTGAAATGGCGGTAGAATCTGCCAAAAGTGAGGAGGCTGAATCTTACCAGCGTAACTCGGCGGTGCAGCAAATCCGCTCCCAAATGATTGCCCAAACTAATTTTGACCCTTCAGAAGAATCAGAACGCGATCGCATCATTGCCGAATTAATTAAATACCTAGAATCTCAAGGTCAATCGGACTGCATTGATTACCTCACCCTCAAGCTGCAAGACCTCTCAGCACCAGAAATCGACCAAATTCTCGGTCTGACCAGCCGTCAACGCGATTATCTACAACAGCGTTTTAAATATCATGTGCAGAAGTTTGCCAAACAACACCAATGGCAATTAGTCCACCAATGGTTAGGTGCAGGTTTAGAACAGAAATTGGGTTTATCTGCCCAGCAGTGGAACA contains:
- the larC gene encoding nickel pincer cofactor biosynthesis protein LarC; the protein is MNKIAYLQCPTGISGDMCLGTLVSLGVPVEYLIAKLNNLGISQEYKLRAEKVQRNGQEATKVHVDLIDHHHHHDHDHEHHHHGRHLPEIEQMILQAGLPPRAEAWSLAVFRQLAVAEGAVHGIAPEKVHFHEVGAVDAIVDIVGTCLGLDWLGIASDNAGFPLLYCSAFPTGGGTVRAAHGQMAVPVPAVLKLWEMRGCPVYSNGIDRELVTPTGAAIATTLVKEFGAPPPMTIKQVGLGAGTINLPIPNILRLWLGEGANLQANITDSAANSPTLETISVLETQIDDLNPQAIGYVFEQLFAVGALDVFTQPIGMKKSRPGILLTVICHPETLSDCEAVLFRETTTLGIRRTTQQRAILQREFKQIETKYGTVRIKIAWHGQSPEKVITNVQPEYEDCAELARKHKIPWREIQQLALQGWYESIQNTK
- a CDS encoding HetZ-related protein, coding for MKVNLANLPISTSDFVSNIVTEELPATGALMQFLLQEMQAQVKASPKCVQAVAQRMAKEVNRICDKSSRIQTSGEVHSWQLTLARHRLQKCLHYYQLGSQRGRVELHSSLGAMVYRHVTIAGSDLGFDGRYSLIEDFLQAFYIEAIKAFRRENELAEDYTPRTQLQLAEYMAFTEQYAKRRINLPGGNNQQLVILRAQGFARRQPQETTVDIEMAVESAKSEEAESYQRNSAVQQIRSQMIAQTNFDPSEESERDRIIAELIKYLESQGQSDCIDYLTLKLQDLSAPEIDQILGLTSRQRDYLQQRFKYHVQKFAKQHQWQLVHQWLGAGLEQKLGLSAQQWNTLMGTLSLPQQQLLQLKLARHSDQAIAKTLKCTPKQLQKRWTELLDTAWAIRNGNTEVQAG
- a CDS encoding lysylphosphatidylglycerol synthase transmembrane domain-containing protein, producing MKIKLKQILRWVILGATLIFLAKALKDNWLEVTAIRINEVGWAVLAIATGITLLAHTWAGWIWTLILQDLNQSIPTTELIQVYLKTNIAKYLPGNVWHHYRRIVALKNANVTTGAATLSVLLEPLLMAAAALIIVVMFGSRFAVSSNSLTLRISQLLSLVIILAGIHPRFLNPVIGFLYKLKAKKSDSQPTTAFSIERYPFRPLLGELGFLVIRGIGFILTLFALMPLNISQIPLLLGAFSFSWLLGFVIPGAPGGLGVFEATAIALLQNRFPSAAVISAIALYRLISIIAETAGAVLASLDEKIAKS
- a CDS encoding DUF6658 family protein encodes the protein MNSLTNIWKNLRLRQILTVFLAGILLMISTACSQGNPQGANPQNPAVQAGGANNPYKNGGDKYVNSRFSTDPNITNPETKKRRDQANLPSSSQILIAVNAVNRESELLYPGAETPAGRVKKEAELPIIREEDFQHPEPGGLIQNEPNVGTRIQERLETVKESVQEASKFIQNKADEGSSRPELQKNPAVGR
- a CDS encoding L-threonylcarbamoyladenylate synthase, which gives rise to MAKIIAVHPDNPQSRRIEEIRSALSSGAVMLYPTDTVYAIGCDLNVKSAVERVRQIKQLANDKPLTFLCPSLSNVATYAFVSDTAYRIMKRLIPGTYTFLLPATKLVPKLVQSPKRKTTGIRVPNHTVCLALLEALGNPIISTSAHIPPDEAGNGKVGIVSESITSMAELFDRVDKLVDVIVDTGQEPTYDVSTIVDLTGDEPMITRQGLGWEAVKAWV